In the genome of Quercus robur chromosome 3, dhQueRobu3.1, whole genome shotgun sequence, one region contains:
- the LOC126718489 gene encoding uncharacterized protein LOC126718489 produces MGETEMSKTNIDIHMNKENGKRRAFDSAFSTFFVQLPHKLHNCLKSRLQRLAKDIEGVNSVNPVLRKEKGSSTAWEVDLEKQMQAWTENPSWVDQSPEIKVSVPKGSLCNLNVKVNVGLPPDAVYNIVIDPDNKRVFKNIKEVISREVLVDEGSRQVVELEQAAIWRFLWWSGTISVHVLVDQNREDHSMKFKQVKTGFMKKFEGCWKVDPVFIDEKICSPFKPKTWEQYCACTKGKGRVGSIVSLDQLIQPAIVPPPPISWYLRGITTKTSEMLINDMLAETARIRESLNPEKSRKALEISVGMSDEGLVDNIWDIKERWTLRRRSAKQCHRRLLTPK; encoded by the exons ATGGGTGAGACAGAGATGTCAAAAACAAACATAGATATCCACATGAACAAGGAAAATGGAAAACGCAGGGCGTTTGATTCGGCATTTTCTACATTTTTTGTGCAGCTTCCTCACAAGCTTCACAATTGTCTTAAG TCTCGGCTTCAAAGATTAGCTAAAGATATTGAAGGAGTAAACTCAGTGAACCCTGTCCTAAGAAAGGAGAAAGGATCATCTACAGCGTGGGAGGTTGATTTGGAAAAGCAAATGCAAGCATGGACAGAAAATCCATCATGGGTTGATCAATCTCCAGAAATAAAG GTCAGCGTACCAAAAGGTTCTCTTTGCAACCTTAATGTCAAAGTTAATGTTGGGCTGCCTCCAGATGCAGTATATAATATTGTGATCGATCCTGATAACAAGAgggttttcaaaaatattaag GAAGTAATATCCAGAGAAGTTTTGGTCGATGAAGGTTCGAGGCAGGTGGTTGAATTGGAGCAGGCAGCCATATGGAGATTTCTTTGGTGGTCAGGAACCATCTCGGTTCATGTTTTAGTAGATCAAAACAGAGAAGATCACTCG ATGAAGTTCAAGCAAGTGAAAACGggatttatgaaaaaatttgaagGGTGCTGGAAAGTAGATCCTGTGTTTATTGATGAGAAAATCTGCTCTCCCTTTAAGCCTAAGACATGGGAACAGTATTGTGCATGTACCAAAGGCAAAGGAAGGGTAGGGTCAATAGTGAGCTTGGACCAACTTATTCAACCAGCCATTGTTCCACCTCCACCTATTTCCTGGTATCTTAGGGGAATAACAACCAAGACATCAGAGATGCTGATAAACGACATGCTTGCTGAAACTGCCAGAATTAGGGAAAGTTTAAACCCTGAAAAATCTCGCAAGGCGCTAGAGATATCTGTGGGAATGTCTGATGAAGGCCTAGTTGATAACATATGGGATATTAAAGAAAGATGGACCCTGCGTAGGAGAAGTGCAAAGCAATGTCATAGAAGGCTGCTGACTCCCAAATGA
- the LOC126718488 gene encoding pantothenate kinase 1 isoform X1, whose amino-acid sequence MDLGEFQIPGNSDPNQKTSHLSLDIGGSLIKLVYFSTNDGDDDDELGRSGKESVGVSNGNRSFPVLKGRLHFSKFETCKINDCLDFIQTKQLHIGGCQRLGALPIEKTIIKATGGGAYKYADLFKEKLGICLDKEDEMDCLVAGANFLLKAVHQEAFTYLDGKKEFVQIDHNDLYPYLLVNIGSGVSMIKVEGDGKFERVSGTNVGGGTFWGLGRLLTKCKSFDELLQISHQGNNRVIDMLVGDIYGGTDYSKVGLSSTTIASSFGKTISDKKELQDYRPEDIARSLLRMISNNIGQIAYLNALRFGLKRIFFGGFFIRGHAYTMDTIAVAVDFWSKGEAKAMFLRHEGFLGALGAFMSYEKHGLDDSMIHHLTQKFPMSSLVGDKICSPLNGELNDNESIECSVYAS is encoded by the exons ATGGATCTCGGTGAATTTCAAATTCCGGGGAATTCCGACCCAAATCAAAAAACCTCTCATTTATCTCTCGATATCGGAG GGTCACTGATTAAGTTGGTGTATTTCTCAACcaatgatggtgatgatgatgatgagttgGGGAGGTCGGGAAAGGAAAGTGTTGGGGTTTCTAATGGTAACAGGAGTTTTCCGGTTCTTAAAGGGAGGCTCCATTTTTCGAAGTTCGAGACGTGCAAGATCAATGATTGCTTAGATTTCATACAAACCAAGCAGCTTCATATTGGTG GTTGCCAGCGACTTGGGGCTCTTCCCATTGAGAAGACCATAATTAAG GCCACAGGTGGAGGGGCATACAAGTATGCTGATCTCTTCAAAGAAAAGCTTGGCATTTGTCTTGACAAGGAAGATGAAATGGACTGTCTTGTAGCTGGGGCTAATTTTTTACTTAAG GCAGTTCATCAAGAAGCATTTACATACTTGGACGGAAAGAAGGAATTTGTGCAGATTGACCATAATGATTTGTACCCCTACCTCCTTGTTAATATTGGGTCTGGTGTCAGCATGATCAAG GTTGAAGGGGATGGGAAATTTGAGAGAGTGAGTGGAACAAATGTTGGTGGTGGCACTTTTTGGGGGTTGGGAAGGCTCTTAACAAAGTGCAAGAG TTTTGATGAGTTGCTGCAAATAAGTCACCAGGGAAATAACAGAGTGATAGACATGCTTGTTGGGGACATCTATGGTGGAACAGACTATTCAAAG GTTGGTCTTTCATCAACAACTATTGCTTCTAGCTTTGGCAAGACAATTTCTGATAAAAAAGAGCTTCAAGATTACCGACCTGAAGATATTGCCCGGTCACTCTTAAGAATGATTTCAAACAACATTGGACAG ATTGCTTACTTGAATGCACTCCGATTTGGGCTCAAGCGGATATTTTTTGGAGGATTTTTCATCCGGGGTCATGCTTATACCATGGATACAATTGCAGTTGCAGTTGACTTCTG GTCTAAAGGTGAGGCTAAGGCAATGTTTTTGCGGCATGAAGGATTTCTTGGAGCATTGGGTGCCTTCATGAGCTATGAAAAACATGGTCTTGATGACTCGATGATCCATCATCTAACACAGAAATTCCCAATGTCTTCCCTTGTAGGAGATAAGATTTGTAGTCCACTAAATGGGGAATTGAATGACAATGAAAGTATAGAATGCAGTGTCTATGCATCTTAG
- the LOC126718491 gene encoding uncharacterized protein LOC126718491: MPSQNPSGQSSSTSQQVPWCSIQVERYRDSLSRSSTSADREGRCTRSEGQSAAGDWQLIIKIAGVRSRRPYRNGTAYEALTIQGERVFFGVNSSNARTSIGALLEAVVEAGMAAKDQGFHHVLYLTDSRKLLQTFKMKTASDWLDSTRLADLSFLSASGFHCDMLCVPHVVVKESWTVAKLATREPIHFCWVSPIAAGMM, translated from the exons ATGCCTAGCCAGAACCCTTCAGGTCAATCTAGTTCAACATCCCAGCAAGTACCTTGGTGTTCAATTCAAGTTGAGAG GTACAGGGACTCTCTCTCAAGAAGCAGCACCTCAGCAGACAGAGAAGGCAGATGCACCAGATCAGAGGGGCAATCTGCGGCAGGGGACTGGCAGCTAATTATCAAGATTGCAGGAGTTAGAAGCAGGAGACCATATAGAAATGGCACTGCTTATGAAGCTCTAACAATTCAGGGAGAAAGGGTGTTTTTTGGAGTGAACAGTAGCAATGCTAGAACATCAATTGGGGCACTGTTGGAGGCTGTGGTTGAAGCTGGTATGGCAGCTAAGGACCAAGGTTTTCACCATGTTTTGTATCTCACTGACAGCAGGAAACTTTTGCAGACCTTCAAGATGAAAACAGCTTCGGATTGGCTTGATAGTACTAGACTAGCCGATCTGAGTTTTTTGTCTGCTTCTGGTTTTCATTGTGATATGCTTTGTGTTCCCCATGTGGTTGTTAAAGAGTCTTGGACTGTAGCTAAATTGGCAACGCGTGAGCCAATTCATTTTTGTTGGGTTTCTCCAATTGCTGCTGGTATGATGTAA
- the LOC126718490 gene encoding probable nucleoredoxin 1, translated as MANGDVDNVSHDLISLLSSEERDYLVRNNGDQVKISNLIGKTVGLYFSGSWCGPCCHFTPNLVEVYEELLPKGDFEVVFISSDRNDESFNGYLAKMPWLAIPFSDSETRKRLKELFKVRGIPNLIFLDANGKVVTNQGVRIIGEYGVDGYPFTSERINFLKEEEENAKKNQSLSTILVHGSRSHLVSNDGNEVPIPELEGKTVGLYFSMKRLCLDFTPKLVEVYKKLKERGESFEIVLISLDDEENDFKEGFNTMPWLAVPFKDKCCEKLARYFDLESLPTLVVIGPDGKTLNPNVAELIEEHGTEAYPFTPEKLAELAEIEKARLEAQTLETILVSEESDFVIDKSGSKVLVSELVGKNILLYFSAHWCPPCRAFLPKLVKAYNEIKEKDNAFEIIFISSDRDQSSFDEFFAGMPWLALPFGDKRKSFLARKFKIQGIPAAVAIGPNGRTVTKEARQLITAHGADAYPFTEDHLKRLVEKTEEVAKEDEKKAEGSACDGGHCRKA; from the exons GTTAAAATCAGTAATTTGATAGGAAAGACAGTGGGGTTGTATTTCTCTGGCTCATGGTGCGGTCCATGTTGCCATTTCACTCCAAACTTGGTGGAAGTTTATGAAGAGCTCTTGCCTAAAGGTGACTTTGAAGTGGTCTTCATCTCTTCTGATAGGAATGATGAGTCATTCAATGGCTACTTGGCCAAGATGCCTTGGCTTGCTATTCCATTTTCAGATTCAGAGACCCGGAAACGCCTCAAGGAATTGTTCAAAGTGAGGGGCATCCCTAACCTTATCTTTCTTGATGCCAATGGGAAGGTTGTGACTAATCAAGGGGTCAGAATCATTGGGGAATACGGAGTGGATGGTTATCCATTTACTTCAGAAAGAATCAATTTCttgaaagaggaagaagagaatGCCAAGAAGAATCAGTCTTTGAGTACTATTTTGGTTCATGGCTCCCGCAGTCATTTAGTTTCCAATGATGGAAATGAG GTTCCTATACCTGAGCTTGAAGGCAAAACAGTTGGCttgtatttttcaatgaaaaggCTATGCCTTGATTTTACTCCGAAACTTGTGGAGGTTTATAAGAAACTCAAGGAGAGAGGAGAAAGTTTTGAGATTGTGTTGATATCTCTGGACGATGAAGAAAATGATTTCAAAGAAGGGTTCAATACAATGCCGTGGTTGGCGGTGCCATTTAAGGACAAGTGCTGCGAAAAGCTTGCTCGTTACTTTGACCTTGAAAGTCTTCCTACTCTAGTTGTAATTGGGCCAGATGGGAAGACATTAAACCCAAATGTGGCTGAACTCATTGAGGAGCATGGTACTGAAGCTTACCCTTTTACTCCAGAGAAGCTTGCTGAGCTTGCTGAGATTGAGAAGGCTAGACTTGAAGCACAGACACTAGAAACAATTTTAGTTTCTGAGGAAAGTGATTTTGTGATAGACAAAAGTGGTTCCAAG GTCCTGGTATCTGAACTAGTTGGAAAGAAcattctgctctatttttcagctCACTGGTGCCCCCCATGTCGCGCATTCCTGCCTAAGCTTGTAAAAGCATACAATGAGATCAAAGAAAAGGACAATGCATTTGAAATCATATTCATCTCAAGTGACCGTGATCAATCCTCGTTTGATGAATTCTTTGCAGGCATGCCTTGGTTAGCCCTCCCATTTGGTGATAAGAGGAAGTCATTTTTGGCACGCAAGTTCAAAATTCAAGGCATTCCTGCAGCTGTAGCTATCGGCCCCAATGGCAGGACAGTCACTAAGGAAGCCCGGCAGCTCATAACAGCTCATGGTGCAGATGCTTATCCATTCACCGAAGATCATCTGAAGCGTTTGGTGGAAAAGACTGAGGAAGTGGCAAAGGAAGATGAGAAGAAAGCAGAGGGATCTGCTTGCGATGGAGGTCACTGCCGTAAAGCTTGA
- the LOC126718488 gene encoding pantothenate kinase 1 isoform X2 encodes MDLSEFQIPGNSDPNQKTSHLSLDIGGSLIKLVYFSTNDGDDDDELGRSGKESVGVSNGNRSFPVLKGRLHFSKFETCKINDCLDFIQTKQLHIGGCQRLGALPIEKTIIKATGGGAYKYADLFKEKLGICLDKEDEMDCLVAGANFLLKAVHQEAFTYLDGKKEFVQIDHNDLYPYLLVNIGSGVSMIKVEGDGKFERVSGTNVGGGTFWGLGRLLTKCKSFDELLQISHQGNNRVIDMLVGDIYGGTDYSKVGLSSTTIASSFGKTISDKKELQDYRPEDIARSLLRMISNNIGQIAYLNALRFGLKRIFFGGFFIRGHAYTMDTIAVAVDFWSKGEAKAMFLRHEGFLGALGAFMSYEKHGLDDSMIHHLTQKFPMSSLVGDKICSPLNGELNDNESIECSVYAS; translated from the exons ATGGATCTTAGTGAATTTCAAATTCCGGGGAATTCTGACCCAAATCAAAAAACCTCTCATTTATCTCTCGATATCGGAG GGTCACTGATTAAGTTGGTGTATTTCTCAACcaatgatggtgatgatgatgatgagttgGGGAGGTCGGGAAAGGAAAGTGTTGGGGTTTCTAATGGTAACAGGAGTTTTCCGGTTCTTAAAGGGAGGCTCCATTTTTCGAAGTTCGAGACGTGCAAGATCAATGATTGCTTAGATTTCATACAAACCAAGCAGCTTCATATTGGTG GTTGCCAGCGACTTGGGGCTCTTCCCATTGAGAAGACCATAATTAAG GCCACAGGTGGAGGGGCATACAAGTATGCTGATCTCTTCAAAGAAAAGCTTGGCATTTGTCTTGACAAGGAAGATGAAATGGACTGTCTTGTAGCTGGGGCTAATTTTTTACTTAAG GCAGTTCATCAAGAAGCATTTACATACTTGGACGGAAAGAAGGAATTTGTGCAGATTGACCATAATGATTTGTACCCCTACCTCCTTGTTAATATTGGGTCTGGTGTCAGCATGATCAAG GTTGAAGGGGATGGGAAATTTGAGAGAGTGAGTGGAACAAATGTTGGTGGTGGCACTTTTTGGGGGTTGGGAAGGCTCTTAACAAAGTGCAAGAG TTTTGATGAGTTGCTGCAAATAAGTCACCAGGGAAATAACAGAGTGATAGACATGCTTGTTGGGGACATCTATGGTGGAACAGACTATTCAAAG GTTGGTCTTTCATCAACAACTATTGCTTCTAGCTTTGGCAAGACAATTTCTGATAAAAAAGAGCTTCAAGATTACCGACCTGAAGATATTGCCCGGTCACTCTTAAGAATGATTTCAAACAACATTGGACAG ATTGCTTACTTGAATGCACTCCGATTTGGGCTCAAGCGGATATTTTTTGGAGGATTTTTCATCCGGGGTCATGCTTATACCATGGATACAATTGCAGTTGCAGTTGACTTCTG GTCTAAAGGTGAGGCTAAGGCAATGTTTTTGCGGCATGAAGGATTTCTTGGAGCATTGGGTGCCTTCATGAGCTATGAAAAACATGGTCTTGATGACTCGATGATCCATCATCTAACACAGAAATTCCCAATGTCTTCCCTTGTAGGAGATAAGATTTGTAGTCCACTAAATGGGGAATTGAATGACAATGAAAGTATAGAATGCAGTGTCTATGCATCTTAG